In Alteribacter lacisalsi, a genomic segment contains:
- a CDS encoding DEAD/DEAH box helicase, whose translation MTVPDFIFDQKWGEALSARLVQNGPWSSWNLFSLALQAEEQLSIEHFDGLEAPKHLPHLNIFPHQMEAAERVLTKMNGKAILADEVGLGKTIEAGLILKEYMIRGLVKKVLILVPASLVTQWCRELNSKFYIPAVEQRKSYVWDSCDVIVSSIDTAKRDPHRSVIYEQDYDMIIIDEAHKLKNKNTKNYQFVRNLKKKFCLLLTATPVQNKLSEVFHLISILKPGHLGNEDGFTKEFKDADQHEELRQLVQKVMIRNRRSDSEMDWPKRVVKTVEIEFSDEEKQLYDAVTALKSRWNQKHEWSIFPFTVLTLQRECCSSREAVYMTLKGLLGQEEMAPALKEELESLMEMVQGVTRHAKAEKALELVQNIDDKVIIFTEYRATQLYLQWYFAQHGIKAVPFRGGFKRSKKDWMKQLFQDRAQVLIATEAGGEGINLQFCHHMINYDLPWNPMRIEQRIGRIHRLGQEHDVHIYNFAVQNTVEDHILRTLYTKIGLFEEVIGKLDDILEKMHEEELETHISNILNHSESDGEMRIKLENLTACIDSGEEVEARAAGGRA comes from the coding sequence GTGACAGTTCCCGACTTTATTTTTGACCAGAAATGGGGTGAGGCGCTCTCGGCCCGTCTTGTCCAAAACGGGCCATGGTCCAGCTGGAACCTCTTCTCTCTGGCACTGCAGGCTGAAGAACAGCTGTCGATTGAGCATTTTGACGGTCTCGAAGCGCCAAAGCATCTCCCGCACCTGAATATCTTTCCCCATCAAATGGAGGCCGCAGAGCGTGTGCTCACTAAAATGAACGGAAAAGCGATTCTGGCAGATGAGGTGGGCCTCGGTAAAACCATCGAAGCAGGCCTGATTCTCAAGGAATACATGATTCGCGGTCTCGTGAAAAAAGTACTCATTCTCGTCCCCGCTTCTCTTGTGACACAGTGGTGCCGGGAACTGAACAGCAAGTTTTACATTCCGGCAGTCGAACAGCGGAAATCCTACGTGTGGGACAGCTGTGACGTGATTGTCAGTTCCATTGATACGGCAAAGCGTGACCCACATCGTTCGGTTATCTATGAGCAGGATTACGATATGATTATTATTGACGAAGCACACAAACTGAAAAACAAGAATACGAAAAACTACCAGTTTGTCCGCAATTTAAAAAAGAAGTTCTGCCTTCTCCTGACGGCTACACCGGTCCAGAACAAACTGAGTGAAGTCTTCCATCTGATTTCTATTCTAAAACCCGGCCACCTTGGAAATGAGGATGGCTTTACGAAGGAGTTTAAGGATGCGGACCAGCATGAGGAACTGAGACAGCTCGTGCAAAAAGTGATGATTCGAAACCGCCGCTCAGACTCCGAGATGGACTGGCCCAAACGGGTCGTGAAAACAGTGGAAATCGAGTTCTCCGATGAAGAAAAACAGCTGTATGATGCGGTAACTGCGCTTAAAAGCAGGTGGAACCAAAAACATGAGTGGAGTATTTTCCCGTTTACTGTTCTCACGCTTCAGCGTGAATGCTGCTCAAGCAGAGAAGCTGTCTATATGACACTCAAAGGACTGCTTGGTCAGGAAGAAATGGCACCTGCACTTAAAGAAGAGCTGGAGAGCCTCATGGAGATGGTTCAGGGGGTAACCCGTCACGCCAAGGCTGAAAAAGCACTTGAACTCGTACAGAACATTGATGATAAGGTCATTATTTTTACGGAATACCGTGCCACTCAGCTTTATCTTCAATGGTACTTTGCCCAGCACGGCATCAAAGCCGTTCCCTTCCGGGGCGGATTTAAGCGGAGCAAGAAAGATTGGATGAAGCAGCTTTTCCAGGACCGGGCCCAGGTTCTTATTGCAACCGAAGCAGGGGGAGAGGGAATTAACCTGCAGTTCTGTCACCACATGATCAACTATGACCTCCCATGGAATCCGATGCGGATTGAACAGAGGATCGGGCGGATTCACAGGCTCGGTCAGGAGCACGATGTTCACATATACAATTTCGCCGTTCAGAATACAGTGGAAGACCATATTCTTCGCACTCTATATACAAAGATCGGCCTGTTTGAGGAGGTCATCGGCAAGCTTGATGACATTCTTGAAAAAATGCATGAAGAAGAACTGGAAACACATATCTCCAATATTTTGAATCATTCGGAATCAGACGGTGAAATGCGGATCAAACTTGAAAATCTAACAGCCTGTATCGATTCAGGCGAGGAGGTGGAGGCCCGTGCTGCAGGCGGACGTGCATAA
- a CDS encoding YqhG family protein produces MLQADVHKYLKTFFTENDSPVLEESPGHLHVQLSVEMDKALTNRPFYWQYLEKIGGVPNPWKMTVVTDEDQAPVDLDKRYDRKAEAVHFGSPRLHQVFELTKEQGSHVRMYEKVARTSLSAHSLPLLPWLNMNMKISYEAEKKRDRLVSIGLCLTNGEMIEDFYDHLKYYPLEADIPDYCFTVSPLIKPLSGVERIRHQIELIVRSEDHGWAEEAELKMAEDLALLQTFYDGAEELPDSFHVEQDAIRRQYTPKVAITVINGGLFYLHQHPLAVKKTRNRWLH; encoded by the coding sequence GTGCTGCAGGCGGACGTGCATAAATACCTGAAAACCTTTTTCACGGAAAATGACAGCCCCGTGCTCGAGGAAAGTCCAGGGCACCTTCATGTCCAGCTCAGTGTGGAAATGGACAAAGCACTTACGAATCGTCCTTTTTACTGGCAGTACCTTGAGAAAATCGGCGGTGTGCCGAATCCGTGGAAAATGACGGTTGTGACCGATGAGGATCAGGCGCCTGTTGACCTGGACAAGCGGTACGACAGGAAAGCAGAAGCTGTTCATTTTGGCTCGCCACGGCTTCACCAGGTGTTTGAACTTACAAAGGAACAGGGCTCTCACGTGCGCATGTACGAGAAAGTGGCACGAACCAGTCTATCAGCCCATTCCCTTCCCCTTCTGCCCTGGTTGAATATGAATATGAAAATATCGTACGAAGCGGAAAAAAAACGGGACCGCCTGGTGTCGATAGGCCTCTGTCTGACCAACGGGGAGATGATCGAAGATTTCTATGATCACCTGAAGTATTATCCCCTGGAAGCCGATATTCCCGATTACTGCTTTACCGTCAGCCCCCTTATCAAACCTTTGAGCGGGGTGGAACGAATCAGACACCAGATCGAGCTCATCGTCCGCTCGGAGGATCACGGCTGGGCAGAGGAGGCAGAGTTGAAGATGGCAGAGGATCTGGCCCTTCTTCAGACCTTTTATGACGGAGCTGAGGAACTGCCGGACAGCTTTCATGTGGAACAGGACGCAATCAGACGGCAGTACACGCCTAAAGTTGCTATCACAGTCATTAATGGCGGTCTGTTTTACCTTCATCAGCATCCTTTAGCTGTCAAAAAAACGAGAAACCGCTGGCTTCACTGA
- a CDS encoding YqzE family protein: protein MKTNDYVKFVTQQVVTYADQPKSERIKRRQEKKEAKPPLLHHWFGLLPFAFLLFYKKNRQRLARR, encoded by the coding sequence ATGAAAACGAATGATTATGTAAAATTTGTTACACAGCAGGTTGTTACTTATGCCGACCAGCCGAAAAGTGAACGTATTAAACGCCGTCAGGAAAAAAAAGAAGCCAAGCCGCCGCTCCTGCATCACTGGTTCGGTCTTCTGCCGTTTGCGTTTCTTTTGTTTTACAAAAAGAACAGGCAGCGCTTAGCCCGTCGGTAA
- a CDS encoding shikimate kinase, translating into MTMQANGNIYLTGFMGAGKTTVGKLLARKNGLGFIDLDDVIVKQTGKSIPDIFRNEGEEWFRKVESQVLERMTGKRAVISTGGGAVEKEENVAFMRKTGLTFFLDAPFDVLYERIKADPGRPLAGIDRTKLEERYSGRRKAYATADVTIQTMGLTPREIVKAIVEAGQPL; encoded by the coding sequence ATGACGATGCAGGCGAATGGCAATATTTATTTAACCGGTTTTATGGGAGCAGGGAAAACGACAGTGGGAAAGCTGCTTGCCAGAAAAAACGGGCTCGGTTTTATTGATCTGGATGACGTCATCGTAAAACAGACGGGGAAATCCATACCGGATATTTTCAGGAATGAGGGTGAAGAATGGTTCAGAAAAGTCGAATCGCAAGTGCTTGAACGTATGACCGGTAAGCGGGCGGTGATCTCGACAGGCGGTGGTGCTGTTGAAAAAGAAGAAAATGTGGCATTTATGAGGAAGACAGGACTGACCTTCTTTCTGGATGCCCCATTTGATGTATTGTACGAACGAATAAAAGCGGATCCCGGCCGTCCGCTTGCCGGAATTGACCGGACAAAACTGGAAGAGCGCTATAGTGGAAGGCGTAAAGCGTATGCAACCGCTGATGTGACGATCCAGACTATGGGCTTGACCCCCCGAGAGATTGTAAAGGCAATAGTCGAAGCAGGACAACCACTCTGA
- the comGG gene encoding competence type IV pilus minor pilin ComGG, with protein MNNKGYILLFTVAFLFLLSAAILQAAIVIEQERQFNFFHREMVTVDHLILTGTAHVTELILFSEGDTLASGKLQTGSGSIWYRVDTESDMLRSIRLDAVTTGGTNRSASFRLNMETGAVTDWREGSAAQ; from the coding sequence ATGAATAACAAAGGATATATCCTGCTGTTTACAGTGGCATTCTTATTTCTTCTCAGTGCTGCTATACTCCAGGCCGCGATTGTGATTGAACAGGAACGGCAGTTCAATTTTTTTCACCGGGAAATGGTGACAGTCGATCACCTCATCCTGACCGGTACAGCTCATGTAACAGAATTGATTCTTTTCAGTGAAGGTGATACGTTAGCCTCAGGAAAACTGCAGACCGGCAGCGGTTCGATCTGGTACCGTGTTGATACGGAATCTGACATGCTGAGAAGCATCCGGCTGGATGCAGTAACAACAGGGGGCACGAACCGTTCAGCTTCATTCAGGCTGAACATGGAAACCGGCGCAGTAACAGACTGGAGAGAAGGAAGTGCAGCACAATGA
- a CDS encoding ComGF family competence protein, with translation MTSAYTFRNRGEAGCTLIEVLLSFIVTMIIVSVLFTILHPFQKTQDTKETGRSREAELFFIQFTPYFRQSTEFTISSTEKTLYLRSDRSGQEEVSSFTLHNGRIIRYVNGQGYDIFLEKAGDVRFREEPAGIRISLTFPDGSFSERVFTHTAGKGQSREHE, from the coding sequence ATGACATCTGCCTATACATTCCGAAATAGAGGCGAAGCAGGCTGTACACTTATTGAAGTTCTGCTCTCATTTATCGTTACGATGATCATCGTATCCGTATTGTTTACGATTCTCCATCCGTTTCAGAAAACACAAGACACTAAAGAGACAGGCCGCAGCAGAGAAGCGGAACTATTCTTCATTCAGTTTACCCCGTACTTCAGACAGAGCACAGAATTTACGATCAGCAGCACAGAAAAGACACTTTATCTTCGGAGTGACCGGAGCGGACAGGAGGAAGTGTCCTCATTTACACTTCATAATGGCAGGATTATCCGATATGTAAACGGTCAGGGGTACGATATCTTTCTCGAAAAAGCCGGTGATGTGAGGTTTAGGGAGGAGCCGGCAGGCATAAGAATCAGCCTAACCTTTCCTGATGGAAGTTTTTCTGAGCGCGTATTTACGCACACTGCCGGCAAAGGGCAGAGCCGTGAACATGAATAA
- a CDS encoding prepilin-type N-terminal cleavage/methylation domain-containing protein — protein MKNSKGFTLTEVLAALVLFAVIAGTMVPVYWHFQLEKETVKQERIMIGILYDVAQEYRKEGVKRVSAEYSGYIYEISWRTADEREWHVCISWEAMRHDICLYIPK, from the coding sequence TTGAAGAATTCTAAGGGCTTTACATTGACAGAGGTTCTGGCTGCTCTGGTGCTTTTTGCTGTTATTGCAGGTACGATGGTCCCTGTTTACTGGCATTTTCAACTTGAGAAAGAGACGGTTAAACAGGAGCGGATCATGATCGGCATCCTCTATGACGTTGCCCAGGAATACCGGAAAGAAGGAGTGAAAAGAGTTTCTGCAGAGTATAGCGGCTATATTTACGAGATCAGCTGGAGAACAGCTGATGAGAGGGAATGGCATGTCTGCATCAGTTGGGAGGCAATGCGCCATGACATCTGCCTATACATTCCGAAATAG
- the comGD gene encoding competence type IV pilus minor pilin ComGD: MTDEKGYTLIEMLIVLSLLSVLLLIAIPKLIPPEVLESEQFLTTLKSDLYNSQIRALATQTPVQIIFDNINHKYIIRQDLTVIAENHFPAHLRFEARSLGTHDLRFMSNGNIQRSGSFVFSYERGGGYRVVFPFIRGRFYVEEF, encoded by the coding sequence ATGACTGATGAAAAAGGATATACGTTGATTGAAATGCTCATTGTCCTGTCGCTCCTGTCTGTCCTTCTTCTCATTGCCATTCCTAAGCTCATCCCTCCTGAGGTGCTCGAATCAGAACAGTTTCTGACCACACTTAAAAGCGACCTTTACAACTCCCAAATCCGGGCACTTGCCACTCAGACTCCTGTCCAAATTATTTTTGATAACATAAATCACAAATACATCATCCGCCAGGATCTTACTGTTATTGCGGAAAATCACTTCCCTGCTCATCTGAGGTTTGAAGCACGTTCTCTCGGAACACACGATTTACGTTTTATGTCCAACGGGAATATTCAGCGGTCTGGTTCTTTCGTCTTTTCTTATGAGCGAGGCGGAGGATACAGGGTCGTGTTTCCATTTATCAGGGGGCGGTTTTACGTTGAAGAATTCTAA
- the comGC gene encoding competence type IV pilus major pilin ComGC gives MRVEEKRFIEYSRKPEAGFTLIEMMIVLMIISVLLLIAVPSLTKNTSVANEKGCDAVIELLQGQAGAYLVAEGKQLTDLGDLVEKGYVDTVSCPDGTALTITNGVVGKND, from the coding sequence ATGAGAGTAGAAGAGAAACGCTTCATAGAATACAGCAGGAAACCGGAAGCAGGTTTTACACTGATCGAGATGATGATCGTTTTGATGATCATCAGTGTACTTCTGCTTATTGCAGTACCCTCACTGACTAAAAATACAAGTGTGGCGAATGAAAAAGGCTGCGATGCTGTTATTGAGCTTCTTCAGGGGCAGGCTGGAGCTTATTTGGTAGCTGAAGGAAAACAGCTTACCGACCTGGGGGATCTTGTAGAGAAAGGGTATGTGGATACCGTCTCCTGTCCGGACGGGACGGCCCTTACCATTACAAATGGGGTAGTGGGAAAAAATGACTGA
- a CDS encoding type II secretion system F family protein — translation MFRRKHPFKNDRERGEWFKQIASLTGEGYPLREALDILRRYYTGATANMIDSLIVSLRQGHSFSVSLLRFGFPKEVSNYLNIMEKHGDFHAGLHTAAELCSTRHQIREEAGKVLRYPVLMFVCLLVLVTLVLHTIIPQFYQFFSQTGAELPFISRMLFSLLTIINLPASVIALLVLLLTIKAAKHAPLKVKLYLITGTPLIQSYARMIFTYFFVCQIAPMLNNGLSMNDSLQMIRRDSMFAVFQQEAAILHQGMQQGISLSEMITERPVFDPQLSTIVALGEERGCTAEELSRYSRFLKERITYRIGQLLFRLQPILYAVIGILLLIVFVSLMMPVFQLTNLW, via the coding sequence ATGTTCCGTCGAAAACATCCTTTTAAAAATGACCGGGAACGAGGAGAGTGGTTTAAACAGATTGCTTCACTTACGGGAGAAGGGTACCCGCTCAGGGAGGCTCTTGATATTCTTCGCCGCTATTACACCGGAGCAACAGCAAACATGATCGATTCCCTCATCGTGTCACTGCGCCAGGGCCATTCTTTCTCCGTCTCTCTGTTACGGTTTGGCTTTCCTAAGGAAGTAAGTAATTACCTCAATATAATGGAGAAGCATGGTGATTTTCATGCCGGGCTTCACACTGCGGCTGAACTCTGCAGCACCAGGCATCAGATCAGGGAAGAGGCAGGTAAAGTTCTCCGCTATCCAGTGTTAATGTTTGTCTGTCTTCTTGTTTTGGTCACCCTCGTTCTTCACACGATAATCCCTCAATTTTATCAGTTTTTCAGCCAGACAGGTGCTGAACTCCCTTTTATCTCCCGTATGCTGTTTTCTTTGCTTACGATAATAAACCTTCCTGCTTCAGTTATTGCGCTTCTGGTTCTGTTACTTACCATAAAAGCCGCGAAGCATGCTCCGCTTAAGGTGAAACTTTATCTCATTACCGGGACTCCCCTCATTCAATCCTATGCCCGTATGATTTTTACGTATTTTTTCGTCTGCCAGATTGCTCCTATGCTTAACAACGGACTATCAATGAATGACAGTCTTCAGATGATCAGGCGGGACAGTATGTTTGCTGTTTTTCAGCAGGAAGCAGCCATCCTTCATCAAGGTATGCAGCAGGGCATTTCTCTTTCGGAGATGATTACAGAAAGACCTGTTTTTGATCCCCAGCTGTCAACCATTGTTGCACTTGGGGAGGAGAGAGGCTGCACGGCTGAAGAGCTCTCAAGGTACAGCCGCTTTTTAAAAGAACGGATCACATACCGGATCGGCCAGCTTCTGTTTAGGCTTCAGCCCATACTATATGCTGTAATTGGCATCCTGCTCCTGATTGTATTTGTTTCCTTGATGATGCCTGTCTTTCAGCTTACCAACTTATGGTAG
- the comGA gene encoding competence type IV pilus ATPase ComGA, with translation MDVERFTRSVLHSAAETCASDVHIVPRREQGIIRYRINGVLTDMQQISPDMLQRMIAHLKFLSGMDIGERRRPQNSSVEIYLKDSLYSLRLSTFPMTFSETLVVRMHRQQTPEPLSRLTLFPSQANLLNSFANLPHGLILLCGPTGSGKTTTLYSLMHEMNRTENRNIITLEDPVEQQHDAFLQMEVNEKAGVTYAHGLKNVLRHDPDVIMLGEIRDNESAQMAVRAAMTGHLVLSTLHASTPVLAIRRLEEFGLKTGDLMETLIGVCVQMLVRLNCPYCSQSCHAYCRRRKKRAALFDILHGDALKSAVADRRPVASSLGSLMKKAYTLGCLNESEIEKWVKRTDVPSKTSF, from the coding sequence TTGGATGTTGAAAGGTTTACCAGGTCTGTACTTCACAGTGCAGCAGAGACCTGTGCGTCGGATGTTCACATCGTCCCCCGCAGGGAACAGGGAATCATCCGGTACAGGATTAACGGGGTACTGACGGACATGCAGCAGATCTCTCCGGATATGCTCCAGCGGATGATCGCTCATTTGAAATTTCTCTCCGGCATGGATATTGGAGAACGAAGAAGACCCCAGAACAGCTCCGTTGAAATCTACCTCAAAGACAGCCTCTACTCACTCAGGCTTTCCACATTCCCCATGACTTTTTCAGAAACACTCGTTGTCAGAATGCACAGACAGCAGACACCCGAACCTCTGAGTCGCCTCACTTTGTTTCCCTCTCAGGCAAACCTCCTCAACAGTTTTGCAAATCTACCCCACGGCCTCATCCTGCTGTGCGGCCCGACCGGATCAGGCAAAACCACTACACTTTATTCACTGATGCACGAAATGAACCGGACTGAGAACAGGAATATCATTACCCTTGAAGATCCTGTCGAACAGCAGCACGATGCTTTTTTACAAATGGAAGTTAACGAAAAGGCAGGCGTTACGTATGCACATGGACTGAAAAATGTCCTCCGTCATGATCCTGACGTCATTATGCTGGGTGAAATTCGCGACAATGAATCCGCTCAGATGGCCGTCAGGGCAGCAATGACAGGGCATCTTGTATTAAGCACGCTTCATGCTTCCACTCCGGTGCTCGCCATCAGACGTCTAGAAGAGTTTGGTCTAAAAACGGGAGACCTAATGGAGACACTAATTGGCGTATGCGTACAGATGCTCGTCCGACTGAATTGTCCCTACTGCAGTCAATCGTGTCATGCTTACTGCAGACGGAGAAAAAAGCGGGCGGCCCTGTTTGATATTCTTCATGGAGACGCCCTGAAAAGCGCGGTTGCTGATCGCAGGCCGGTGGCGTCCTCACTGGGGAGTCTTATGAAAAAAGCGTACACTCTTGGCTGTTTAAATGAGTCCGAAATAGAAAAGTGGGTGAAACGTACTGATGTTCCGTCGAAAACATCCTTTTAA
- a CDS encoding YtxH domain-containing protein, with the protein MSKMDTKDFIIGTVIGGIIGASAAMLTAPKSGKELRSDINKQANTAKDKTIELTNSAKEKGNEYSKLAKEKSGEWTEAAREQWGRVSDRTSRLTDKAADLGDDLSTDIKDLVEEEKGEGEKLAKQVIQEIEDTRDKLKEEASEVKSSK; encoded by the coding sequence ATGAGTAAAATGGACACGAAAGATTTTATTATCGGAACAGTTATAGGAGGGATTATTGGAGCTTCAGCAGCGATGCTGACAGCACCGAAGTCCGGAAAGGAACTTCGCTCGGATATTAACAAGCAGGCTAATACTGCGAAGGACAAAACAATAGAGTTAACAAATTCCGCTAAGGAAAAAGGCAACGAGTACTCTAAACTTGCCAAGGAAAAATCAGGCGAGTGGACAGAAGCGGCCCGTGAACAGTGGGGGCGTGTTTCGGACAGAACAAGCCGTCTGACAGATAAAGCAGCCGACCTCGGAGACGACCTTTCCACGGATATTAAAGATCTGGTGGAAGAGGAGAAAGGCGAGGGTGAAAAGCTTGCCAAGCAGGTGATCCAGGAAATCGAGGATACCCGCGACAAGCTTAAGGAAGAAGCATCAGAAGTAAAAAGCAGCAAATAA
- a CDS encoding DUF2626 domain-containing protein: MDRMYRVLGFWTGIFAVLFFVGGMYEMAMLFFAQTGVFLALSYLNLSERTYIYIFGAYLTVFFIGFTYYTTFIMVPGVGH, translated from the coding sequence GTGGATCGCATGTATCGCGTACTTGGTTTCTGGACAGGGATCTTTGCTGTTTTGTTTTTCGTCGGTGGAATGTACGAAATGGCGATGCTGTTCTTTGCACAAACAGGCGTATTTCTTGCACTGAGCTATCTGAACCTGTCTGAGCGAACGTACATCTATATCTTTGGCGCATACTTAACTGTGTTTTTTATCGGCTTTACTTATTACACCACGTTCATCATGGTGCCAGGGGTCGGACACTAA